A DNA window from Engystomops pustulosus chromosome 6, aEngPut4.maternal, whole genome shotgun sequence contains the following coding sequences:
- the LOC140065998 gene encoding LOW QUALITY PROTEIN: E3 ubiquitin-protein ligase Midline-1-like (The sequence of the model RefSeq protein was modified relative to this genomic sequence to represent the inferred CDS: inserted 3 bases in 2 codons; deleted 2 bases in 2 codons) — protein sequence MLLVMASSEALREELTCSICLTIFSHPVTLGCGHSFCDECISNVQMKHLTSPSGFPLSCPECRTEFKEPPSLQKNVSLQNIAKQYLSSXEKVAAEIFCTYCLQSQVPAVKSCLMCEASLCDDHLKVHSKSSEHILVEPTMSTVNXCPTHDKVLMYYCSEDTSCVCVSCSLEGEHKGHQIVLLEKASETMKEDLKELLEDLASKRQETKRSLQTLQDLKTDVQKKADVIKENIITIFKDIRRHLDLLEKKLSCELSSQEEKVLLSVTNLIEQLETKEKELSMEIRHAEEMCNMTDPIALLKDGRFSLNEMETLDEELDLPSVEDFDEGLVAATLYKGLADVVSGVRRRYDVVADSDIVLDVNTAANNLDISQDLKLASYSVTQNDRPDTPERFQSHQVLSSRSISTGQHYWEVETEETGDFRLGVAYADTDRIGIPSLFRCNDKSWSLRSSNSQYRIYYNNVTTLLPHKPTSQQLAAYLDFEAGKLSFYELSDPIRHLHTIKTTFNDVVHPGFLIYNNCWLRILQMASADLSEKLICCVCLSTCEDPILLRCGHNFCRECVEDVLHTPEGSGSHTCPQCRDEISEGPALLKVRPLDEDYGTFCTDCTCSPLPAVISCLYCEASLCDNHLRVHSKSEEHVFTKLNLTCSTHKKTLTYYCTEDAACLCVTCSLSEEHRGHHVEPLAEASPKKEESLRNLRETLSKTQKASEERVESLKQYLRGAQEKAAAVTERVVALFKDTRRQLDILETKILKDITDQEEKATASVCDLIHELEIKIAQLSRDMKDVEDLCAVPEPLPVLQRWVRHSIEDIEVVHDEDRSDLDVGLISVTLHTALSDIITKVKRDFYVQQTPDIVLNLNTASNDLHITNDLKSASGSDFKQNRPKLPERFEYNQVLSTRSFPSGRHFLELETCLSGNWRLGMSYPSVARKGYHSLIGHSNKSWGLCRYLNQYFVIHDRRVVPVPHKPSSQRLGIFLDYEAGHIGFYELCDPITHLYTYTSRFQEALYLILSVYTGWVRIRN from the exons ATGCTCCTAGTGATGGCGTCTTCTGAGGCTCTCAGAGAAGAGCTGACCTGCTCCATCTGTCTGACCATCTTCTCACATCCCGTAACACTTGGATGTGGACACAGCTTCTGCGATGAGTGTATTTCTAATGTACAGATGAAACACCTCACATCTCCGTCTGGTTTCCCTCTCTCTTGTCCTGAATGCAGAACAGAGTTCAAGGAGCCCCCATCGCTGCAGAAGAATGTGAGTCTCCAAAACATAGCAAAGCAGTACCTCTCTA CCGAAAAAGTTGCAGCCGAAATCTTCTGCACTTACTGTCTTCAGTCTCAGGTCCCGGCTGTTAAATCCTGCCTCATGTGTGAAGCTTCATTGTGTGATGACCACCTGAAGGTCCACAGCAAGTCATCAGAGCACATCCTGGTGGAACCCACCATGTCCACAGTCAA ATGTCCCACCCATGACAAAGTCCTCATGTATTACTGCAGTGAGGACACCTCTTGTGTCTGTGTGTCCTGCAGCCTGGAAGGAGAACACAAGGGCCACCAGATTGTATTACTG GAAAAAGCTTCCGAGACAATGAAGGAAGACCTGAAAGAACTTCTCGAGGACTTGGCCTCAAAGAGGCAGGAGACCAAGAGAAGTCTTCAGACATTGCAAGACCTAAAAACAGATGTG CAAAAAAAAGCAGATGTCATAAAGGAGAACATCATCACCATATTTAAGGATATCAGGAGACACTTAGATTTGCTAGAGAAGAAATTATCTTGTGAACTGTCCAGTCAGGAGGAGAAGGTGTTGCTTTCGGTCACCAACTTGATTGAACAGCTGGAAACGAAGGAGAAGGAGTTGTCCATGGAGATCCGTCACGCTGAGGAGATGTGTAATATGACTGATCCAATAGCGCTCTTAAAAGACGGAAGGTTTAGTCTCAACGAAATGGAGACTCTGGACGAGGAGTTAGATCTTCCATCTGTTGAGGACTTTGATGAAGGACTCGTTGCAGCAACGTTGTACAAAGGCCTAGCCGATGTTGTGAGCGGTGTAAGGAGGAGATACGATGTCGTGGCAGATTCAGACATTGTCCTGGATGTAAATACAGCGGCCAATAATTTAGACATTTCCCAAGACTTAAAATTAGCCTCGTATTCAGTAACTCAAAATGATCGACCCGATACTCCGGAGAGATTTCAGAGCCACCAGGTCCTAAGCTCCAGGAGTATCTCCACAGGGCAACATTATTGGGAAGTAGAAACTGAAGAAACCGGAGACTTCAGGTTAGGGGTAGCTTATGCCGACACAGACAGAATAGGCATTCCCTCATTATTTAGATGTAATGATAAATCCTGGAGTTTACGCAGTAGTAATAGTCAATATAGAATTTATTACAACAATGTAACAACTCTGTTACCCCACAAACCCACCAGCCAACAATTAGCGGCATACCTGGACTTTGAGGCTGGAAAGTTGTCTTTTTATGAGTTGAGTGACCCCATTAGACACTTACACACCATAAAAACCACCTTCAATGACGTGGTACATCCAGGATTTCTTATATATAATAACTGCTGGCTAAGAATCCTCCA AATGGCGTCTGCTGATCTGTCGGAGAAGCTCATCTGCTGCGTCTGTCTGAGCACCTGCGAGGATCCGATACTgctgagatgtggacacaacttctgccgggAGTGCGTGGAGGATGTGCTGCATACCCCGGAGGGATCTGGAAGTCACACTTGTCCACAGTGCAGAGACGAGATTAGTGAAGGTCCTGCTCTCCTAAAGGTACGGCCCTTGGATGAAGACTATGGGACCTTCTGCACTGACTGCACATGTTCTCCTCTACCTGCTGTCATATCCTGTCTGTATTGTGAAGCTTCTCTATGTGACAACCACCTACGAGTCCACAGCAAGTCAGAAGAACACGTCTTCACCAAACTGAACCTCACATGCTCAACCCACAAGAAAACCTTGACGTATTACTGTACTGAAGATGCGGCTTGCCTCTGTGTCACCTGCTCGCTTTCTGAAGAACATCGAGGGCACCATGTGGAGCCCCTGGCTGAAGCTTCACCTAAGAAGGAGGAAAGTCTAAGAAACCTTCGTGAGACATTGTCCAAAACGCAAAAGGCGTCTGAAGAAAGAGTTGAAAGCCTAAAGCAATACTTAAGAGGAGCTCAGGAAAAAGCGGCTGCAGTCACTGAGAGAGTGGTTGCATTGTTTAAAGACACCAGGAGACAACTGGATATCTTGGAAACCAAAATCTTGAAGGACATCACCGACCAGGAGGAGAAGGCCACAGCTTCGGTCTGTGATCTCATCCATGAGCTAGAGATAAAGATAGCTCAACTATCCAGAGATATGAAGGACGTGGAGGATCTGTGTGCCGTGCCGGAGCCATTGCCGGTCTTACAGAGATGGGTCAGACATAGCATTGAGGACATTGAGGTGGTCCATGATGAGGACAGGAGTGATCTAGATGTAGGTCTGATCTCGGTGACTCTACACACGGCCCTCTCGGATATTATTACTAAGGTGAAGAGAGATTTCTATGTCCAGCAGACTCCGGACATTGTGCTGAACCTTAACACAGCTTCCAATGACCTGCATATCACCAATGACCTTAAAAGTGCATCCGGGTCAGACTTCAAGCAGAATCGCCCAAAATTACCAGAAAGGTTTGAGTATAACCAGGTTTTAAGCACCAGGAGTTTCCCTTCCGGAAGACATTTCTTGGAGTTGGAGACTTGTCTCTCCGGGAATTGGAGACTAGGAATGTCTTACCCCAGCGTTGCCCGGAAAGGCTACCACTCGCTCATAGGACACAGTAACAAGTCGTGGGGTCTGTGCAGATACCTCAATCAGTATTTCGTCATACACGACAGGAGGGTGGTTCCGGTTCCTCACAAGCCGTCTTCTCAGAGGTTGGGGATCTTCCTGGATTACGAGGCTGGACACATAGGTTTTTATGAGTTGTGTGATCCCATAACACACCTGTATACCTACACCAGCAGGTTCCAGGAAGCCCTGTACCTTATACTTAGTGTTTATACTGGTTGGGTGAGGATTAGAAATTAG